GCGTCGACGCCGAGGCGCTCGGCGGCAGTGATGGTGACCTCGGCGGCGACCTCCGGCGTGCGGCAGATCTCAAGCAGCGAGTGGTGCTTGCGTACGGCCATGTACTCCGGCATATAGCGGCCGGCCTGGCGGAGGAACCAGACGGGGGTACGGTCAACGGGCTGACGAAGGCAGGCTCTTACAAAACGGCTGGACATGCAGGTTTGATTCTAAGGGAAAGCCGGGCCTGCTAGTGAGCGACGGATTTGGAGTAGAGGTTCAGCACCAGGACTCCGGCAATGATGAGAGCCATACCGAGGACGGCTGCACGATCCAGCGTCTGGCGGTAGAGAAAGACGCCGACCAGGGCGATGAGCACGGTGCCGACGCCGGACCAAATGGCGTAGGCAAGACCGATAGGTACGGTTTTCAGCGTCTGCGAGAGGCAGTAGAAGGCCGCTCCGTAACCAAGCACGACGAAGACCGACGGCAGCGGCCGGGTGAAGCCGTTGGAGGCCTTGAGGCAGGAGGTCGCAATGACTTCTGTCACGATCGCCGCTGCGAGCCAGTAGAAATTCATGGTCTGGCTATCTTATCGATTCGGACGGAAGAGCACGGCCCCATCGCGTGTAAGCGCCGGGCGATAGTTGGCACGGATCAGCTCCAGCATCTCCGGTGTGAAGCGGTTGGCATCGACGTCGGCCCGGGTCAGGGCGATGGAGTTGTTCAGCTGGATGATAGAGAAGTGGCGCTGCGTGAGCTGAAGGTAGAGAGGCGCGGGGTCCAGCTTGCCGAGCTGAATGAAGCGGGTTGCGTTGAATGGATCGTAGAGATAGGGCTTGCCGGCTTCGGCGCAGAGCAGAAGGGACTCGCAGATAGCCGGGCCGGGTGTTTGCTGCAGGAAGGCGAGCGCTTGCCGGTGGCTTAGCTGCCGCTGGCGCAGATGCTGCAGGTCACGCCCGGGAAGGCTGGTTTCATTCGTAATAAAGAGCGGCAACAGCGGCCATAGAGCCAGCGCGACGGGAAGATGTTGCTGTGGCCCTGTAACGAACCGGATTCGATGGATAAAGATTCCGAGCAGGAGAACGGTTGCCAGCAAGGTGTCAAACAGTGCGTTGCTGGCAACGCCAGCTCCACCGGCGAAGAAGATGTTCAGAACAACAGCGCAGGCGAGCCACAGAGTTGCTATCCGCAGAGCCGGGTTATCGCGTAAACGCCATGCGGCGAGGCAGGCGATGGCGAAGGGCGGAATCAACGGCCCGAGGGTGCCGATGGTGTTATCAAAGGCGTGACGCAGCGAGTATCCACGGCCTGTGAGCAGATTGCTGAGAAAGGCGGGGCCGGCGAAGTGCTGGTTCATCCAGAGCGAAAGCGCGGCTGCGGGTATGGCTGTGCCGAGAAAGAATGCGAGCGAGCGTCCGCGGCGCGCAAGCAGCAGGTCAAGCGCGACGGCCAGAGGGATATCGATGAGGTTGTGCTTGATGTTGCCTGCAAGTATGAAGAGCAGGGCGACGAAGACCATGGCGATAGTCCGGTCGCGAGAACGCAAGTACAAATACAGCGCCGCGAGGAAAAAGGGAGTGGCGAAGATTTGCGGATCGTACTGGCCGATGTATCCCGGTGCCGAGGCGCACATCACGCTGACCGTGAGCAGTGCCGTGAAGATGGCTGCATGGCGCGAGCCGGTCATCCGGTGAACCATGGCGGCAAGCAGCAGAGCGGAGCCGAGCAGGCCCAGTAGAGAGAGCATGCGGCCGGTGTAGAGCAGATCGCCGGTCAGGTGCGAAAGCCATGCCGAGATGTAGAACGAGAGCGCGGGATAGTTAACCGTGTGCCAGCCAAACTTCTCTGCATAAAGCGGCTGGTGCGCCAGCACGGCCTGCGCGTTGTAAAGGTTCCAGCCTTCGTTGTAGCCCACCTCCAGATGCATGCCTGAGCGCACGACAGGGACAAAGGCGGTGTACGCGGCAATGAGGGCCGCAGCGAGAAGCTGCTTTGAGGTACGGTGCATGGCCTTGGAGAAGTCTAGTGGATGCTGACGGCACGCCGCGCCTGCGGCATCTGCCAGGTGAAGATCTGGGTCATGGCATAGTTCCATACTGAGCCAATCGCAATGCCTGCCAGTGCCGCCAGAGACCACGGTGTTCTTGTGATGTGCAGATAGTTGGCGTAGGAGACGGAGAAGATGGCGCCAAGCCCGCAAAGGGTCGTAAAGCGCATATAGCCGGTCCAGGCACGGCGCCCGCGAAGGCGGCTCTGCTGCAGAGCATTGTTCACCGTGAAGTTGGTGCTCATGGCGACGAAGGCAGCAGCGGCCTGTGCGGTCAAAAAGCTCCAGTGCAGGCCGAGATAGAGCGCGGTGAGAATGGCAAAGTGGGTCGCCAGCCCGGTGGCGCCTGTCAGGGCGAAGAGTGCGAAACGCGGGCACAGGCGGCCGCCTGCAAGTTTGTTCAGCAACAGGAAGAAGTATTCGCCGGCGACATTCAGCGTGAGCTTGGACTGGCCGTGGACGCGTGTGCGGAAACGGTAGCCAACCTCGCCGATGCGCGGCGTTTGCTCGCAGGAAGCAAGAAGGTCGAGCAGGATTTTGAAGCCGCCTGTCTGCAGCTTCGGCGCGGCGCAGCGGAAGAACTCATCGCGTACCAGGAAGAAGCCGCTCATGGGGTCGGAGACATTGCAGCGGCATACGGAGCGCGACAGCCGTGCGCTGAGCTGGCTGATCAAAACACGTGGCCGGGCAAAGCTGCCCATGCTGCCGCCGTTGGCATTGCGCGTGCCGATGACGATGTCCAGGTTTTCACGACGCATGGTTTCAATCATGCGTGGAAGTGCGGCTTCATCATGCTGCATATCGGCATCCATCACCGCCAGCATGGGCGCGGTGGAGGCCATCATGCCTTCGATAATGGCGGAGGAGAGGCCTCGGCGCCCGATGCGATGCAGAATGCGGATGCGCGTGTCCTGACGGCCAAGCTGCCGGACGATATCTGCGGTGCCGTCCGGAGAGTTGTCGTCGACCACGATGATCTCGTGCGGTGTGTTGCCAAGTACAGCCTGTGTGCGTCGAATGGCTTCCGCAATGTTGGCGCGCTCGTTGTAGGTCGGCAGAATGACGGCAAGCTCAACGGCCTGCGCGGCAACCTGCGGATCGAGTTGGACGGCAACTGTGCTCATCTTCAGGTTTCGCGGGTGGGCTCGGAGTGTCTAACCCGCTGTACCTGTTTTGGTTGCGTGCCGTCAGGATTTGGTTACATCCGGCCCTGTTATTTGGTGGGTTCCCGTTCGTATCTAGCGGATTTCAAAGCGGACAGCGGTGCCGATCTGCATGGACTGCGGTTTTCCGTCCACTGTGCCCGGAGAGAAACGATACTGCAGCACGGCGGCAATGGCTGCCTCATCCAGGCCAAGTCCCGCGGGCTGGATGATCTGCGGATTGGCAACCGTCCCATCCGGATTGACGGTGAACTGCAGCACAACAACCGAGGCATACTTCAGCCGCCGCGCCGCCGGTGTGAAGTCCGGGTTCACGCCGGAGAGCAATGCTGGCTGCACTGTATTGCCGGTGGAAGGCTGAGGCCGCCCCTGCCCGGTGAAGGAACCAAGGCTCGCGTAACTCTTCAGATCGGGCCCGTGAAGCCATTGCGCAGAGGGAATCAGCTGGTTGTCCAGACCGAAGAACTGCTTGGCCGCCGACCGCCAATAGGCGGGCAGGAGAGGAGCCAGGTCGTTGACGGAGTCGGCAAAGATGGCGTCCAGAGAGGAGGTGTAATCTCCGGAGGGCGGCGGGCTGATGTGCAGATGCAGGCTCTCCGCGCCGGTGCGGTCGTTGGGAGTATCCGCCAGGGCGATGGGGACCCAGCGGACAGCGCCATGGTGTTTTGCGTCAACCTGCAGCCCCATGCGATGGGCCTCCAGATCGAGGCCGTTCTTTTGCAGCTTGAGGTGGTCGATTTTTACGCCGGAGAGGGTGAAGGGAAGCTCGGGGTAGTCGTTCAGCGGCCGCCCGTCGGCGGTGAACCACAGGTTTGCGCCCTGCCAGCAGCCGCGGAGCAGGAACTGGCGGTTGAGCAGGCGTTTGCCCAAAGCGGCGTCGGTGGACTGGCCGAAGGCAGGGGAAAACAAAGACAGCAGGACGAGCGCAAGGGGAAGAAAACGGCGCATGAAGGCAGGGTACTGGATTTTGCGGGACAGGGGTGGGAATCCCCCTGTGATGTCTGCACCGGTTATGGTGCAAAACGGGGTAGAATAGAGAACAGGCCTGGTTTGCCCACGGACGGGGTGGAAATGCCCGTGTTCCTGGGAGGTATCTTCGTTGACTCCTCCTAAAAAGTGGGTTACTGTTAAGGCTCGCGCAGTTCCGCGTCTTCATGGCGGGGGAACTACGCCGTGGATCCACCTGGGGCAGCCTGGGGGTGAGGGGCAAAAGGCCGGGAAACCGGCGTTGTGGCCCGGCCTTCCGGTAACGTTCGCATAGCCGGACGAGGACCCCGAAAGCACCCACTGCATTGAGCGCATACTCCACCTGGCGTGTCCGGGAGCGGCATTTTCGCCCCGCTTTGGCCGTGTGGAAACAAGGTTTTGGTCGTTTCGAAGGATTTTGGTTTCAGGAGAAGCAGCAATGTCGACGTTTGTGCCCGGCGCAAAGGACATCAATCGCAAGTGGTTTGTAGTAGACGCAGCCGACAAGACGCTTGGACGTCTTGCCAGCAGTGCGGCGAATATCCTCACGGGCAAGAACAGCCCGAAGTACACCCCGTACATTGATACGGGCGATCACGTCATCGTGATCAACGCGGAGAAGATCAAGCTGACCGGTCTGAAGAGCCAGCAGAAGATCTACCGCCGCTACACCGGTTTCCCGGGCGGTCTGCGTGAGGAAGAGTTCTCGAAGCTGATCGAGCGCAAGCCCGAGGCGATCGTGGAGCAGGCCATCAAGGGCATGTTGCCCAAGAGCAAGCTGGGCCGCCAGATGGCGACCAAGCTGAAGGTTTACCGCGGAGATAAGCATCCGCACCTGGCACAGCAGCCTGAGGCTGTTGAGCTGTCGGCATAAACGGTTTAGGGGATTAGAGAGATTATGGCGGATTTGGTTCAGTACTATGGCACGGGTCGCCGCAAGTCGGCGATCGCTCGTGTTTTCCTGCGTCCGGGTACGGGCGAGTTCAAGGTCAACGGCAAGGCGCTTGACGTCTATTTCGTGACCGAGCAGCAGCGTGCCAGCGCGAAGCGCACGATGCAGACGGCCCAGCTTGAGGGCCAGTTCGACGTACTGACCACGGTGCGTGGCGGCGGCGTTGCTGCCCAGGCCGATGCCGTGAAGATGGGCATCGCCCGCGCCCTGCTCGAGGTAAACCCCGAGCTGCGCAAGACCCTGAAGGCCGATGGCCTGCTGACCCGCGACGCTCGCGCCAAGGAGCGTAAGAAGTACGGTCAGAAGGGCGCCCGCAAGCGCTTCCAGTTCAGCAAGCGCTAATCGCTGGCTGCTGGTTTGGATCTGGATGTACCTGGTGGCGGTCCTTCGGGGCCGCCATCAGGCAAGTAGTTAAATTTCCCACGAACGGGATCAATCGGCCGCTCTGTTGTACTGGCCTGATGACCTGAATAAGGAGCCGAAATGGCAAGCATTACGATGAAGGAGCTGCTCGAAGCAGGCGTACACTTCGGGCACCAGACCAAGCGTTGGAACCCGAAGATGAAGGAGTACATCTTTGGCGAGCGCAACGGCATTTACATCATTGACCTGCAGAAGACCTTGAAGATGTTCAAGGAAGCCGCGAAGTTCGTCACCGATATGACGAGCTCGGGCAAGGTGGTTCTGTTTGTCGGCACCAAGCGCCAGGCGCAGGATGCCGTGGCAGAGGAAGCCGAGCGCGCAGGCATGCCGTTCATCAACAACCGCTGGCTTGGCGGTCTGTTGACCAACTGGGTCACCGTGCAGAAGAGCGTCAAGCGCCTGCAGGAGCTCGACGAGATGTCGACCGACGGACGCTATGAGCTGATGACGAAGAAGGAAGTCATCAAGCTGGAGCGCGAGCGCAAGCACCTGAACGCCAACCTGCGCGGCATCAAGAACATGCGGCGCCTGCCGGACGCGATCTTCATCGTCGACTCGAACAACGAAGCCATTGCCGTCTCCGAAGCCCGCAAGCTCGGTATCCCGGTTGTCGCCGTTGTCGATACGAACTGCGATCCGACCGTTGTGGACTACGTGATCCCCGGCAACGATGACGCCCTGCGCGCCATCCGCCTGTTCACGACCAAGATTGCCGATGCCGCCTATGAGGGCGTGCAGATGGTTGGCGACAAGGCCTTTGCCGATGAGTACACCGACGTGACCCCGGTCACGACCGAGTCGCACTTCATCGCTGAAGAAGGCGAAGAGGGCGAGGCCGTTGAGGCTGTTGCCGCTGCGCCTGCCGCTGAGGAAGAGGAGACTGTGGATCTGGAAGCTGCCCTGGGCGGCGGAATCCGCAAGACCGAAACCGAGAGCGAGCCGGAGCCTGCTGCAGCCGAAGCCGGCGCATAAAAGCAGACACGAACTTTCACAAGGGGAGCGTGGCTGCCGGGGTATTGGCGACCACGCTCTTTTTGTATGTCAGCCGCGTAACCGGACATTGATGTCCGCCGGCTGCTAAATCAACGAAGATTTGAACTGTAACGAAGGGAACTGACAATGGCGACTGAGACTGCAAAGATTGATGCAAAGCTGGTAAAGGAACTCCGCGAGAAGAGCGGCGCGCCGATGGGCGACTGCCTCAAGGCTCTGCAGGAGTCCAAGGGCGACATGGAAGAGGCGTTCGTTGTGCTGCGCAAGCGCGGCATGGCGTCGGCTGCCAAGAAGGCTTCGCGTTCGACCAACGAAGGCCTGGTCTCGAGCTATATCCATGCCGGCGGCAAGATCGGCGTTCTGATCGAGGTCAACTGCGAGTCGGACTTCGTTGCCCGTACCGACGAGTTCCAGGAGATGGTGAAGGACATCGCGATGCACATCGCCGCCACCGATCCGCGCTATGTTACGCGCGAAGAGGTTTCGGAAGAGGACATCGAGCGCGAGAAGGACATCTTCCGCGCGCAGGCTGCCGCCAGCGGCAAGCCGGCCAACATCATCGAGAAGATGCTTGAGGGCAAGATGGGCAAGTTCTACGAGGAGTTCTGCCTCCTGGATCAGCCCTTCATCAAGGAGCAGTCGATGACCATCGGCCAGCTGATCGGCCAGAAGGTCGGCAAGATGGGCGAGAACATCTCCGTCCGCCGGTTCGCCCGCTTCAAAGTAGGCGAGTCCAACTGGACCGTAGCCACCACCAAGATCGCCGCTTCGACGGAGGAAGCTCAGGCATAAGTCTGACTTCGGATCCGCACTTACGAGGCCCGGGCGACAGCCCGGGCCTTTTATTTTGCCGTTAACGCGAGTTGCGCCGAGACGGCACTCAACCACGTTCCTGCGCACTTGCTCGCGTGCAGAGATCAGAAAGGAAGGAGAGCAAATGCAATTTGTAGAAAAAATCCCGGTATGGGGAAAGCATGAAGAGAACACGCTGGAACAGGCGAAGGTCTGCGCCCGCCATGCGGATTACATGGCCCTGATGGCCGACGGGCACCTTGGATATGGTGTGCCGATCGGTGGTGTGATTGCAGCGGAGGGACGTATCAGCCCTACGGCCGTAGGCTTTGATATCGCGTGCGGCAATAAGGCCGTGCGGCTGGATATCCCGGCGGCGGAAGTGCGGCAGAACATCACGAAGATTATGGACGATGTCTGGCGTACGCTCTCCTTCGGTATGGGTCGTAAGAACAACGAGGATGTGGACCATGCGATCTTTGCGAAGGATGGCCATCCGGGTTGGGACACGGAAGCTGCGAAGCCGCTGAAGCGCAAGGCACAGTCGCAGCTTGGCACCATTGGCAGCGGCAACCACTACGTCGACATCTTTGTCGACGAGCAGGACTGCGTGTGGGTTGGCGTTCACTTCGGTTCGCGCGGGCTGGGCCATGGCATTGCAACGTGGTTCCTGAAGGCTGCGGGGGCGAAGGACGGCATGATGGTTGATCCCGTGTTTCTGGATGTGACCAGCGACCTGGGAGCGCAGTACATCCACGCCATGCAGTTGGGCGGAGCGTACGCGTACGCCGGACGTGACTGGGTATGCGACCGTGTCGCTCGTCTGCTGGGTGCCAACGTGGTGGAGGAGATCCACAACCACCACAACTTCGCCTGGCTGGAGGAGCACGACGGAAAGCAGATGTGGGTTTGCCGTAAGGGAGCCACACCAGCCTTCCCGGGGCAGAAGGGCTTCGTCGGAGGCACGATGGGCGAGCAGTCGGTGATTCTGGAGGGCGTTGATTCTCCGGACTCAAAGACGGCTTTGTACTCCACTGTGCACGGTGCAGGCCGCGTGATGGGACGTAAGCAGGCAGCCGGTGTGTACGACCGCAAGACCGGTGAATGCAAGCGTCCGGGGCTTGTGACCTCGCAGATGATGAACGAGTGGATGCAGGGTTCTGGCGTCGTGCTGCGTGGTGGTGGTCTGGATGAGAGCCCGCACTGCTACAAGCGCCTGCACGAAGTCATCGCAGAACATGGCGAGACCGTCCGTGTGCTGCACACACTCACCCCGCTGGGCGTAGCCATGGCAGGAGCGAACGAGTTCGATCCGTATAAGGATTGAGCCACAACAGAAAGGCCCGGCGATAAGCCGGGCCTTTCGTCTTGCTTAAGGACACGGTTCATCCGTGCCAGAACCGCCACACAACTTGTCATCTCGACCGGAGCGAAGCGGAGTGGAGAGACCTGCATTGCCGCACCGTCTCTACCTCTTGTAGTCGAAAGAAGAAGAAGCCGCGCGGAAAGATGAGACACTAGCTAACGCATGCTGGAGCACTCGCGCATTGTCTGGAACTCGTTTCTTATTGCCTTCAGTGCATTGTTGCCGCTGATCAATCCACCCGGGTCCGCGCTGGTGTTTCTCGGGCTGGTGGGCGAGGCGCCGGACCAGGTGTACCGCAGGCTGGCGCGCAAGATCGCCACCAACACCATCATCTTCCTTACCATCTTTGAGTTGTTGGGCTCGTCCATCCTGAACTTCTTTGGCATCTCGTTGCCCATTGTGCAGGTGGCCGGAGGCATTGTCATCGCCGCCATCGGCTGGTCCGTGCTGCAACAGAAGGACTCCACCGCAGCGGCCAACGACAAGATGGAAGAGGTCCGCATGGAAAGCGAGACGCGGGTGCGCGGCCTGGAGGACAAGGCCTTTTATCCCTTCACCTTTCCCGTCACCGCCGGACCGGGAACTCTGGTGGTGCTGCTGACGCTCACCGCGCGTTTCTCGGGTGGCTTCGATACGGAAGCGGTGCTTGGGCATGTCGGCCTGTTCCTCGCCATTGTGGTGCAGTGTGTCCTGGTGTACTTTTTTTACGCCCATGCTGCGAAGATTACGGCGAAGGTTTCTCCTTCCACCACGCACGGCATTCTGCGGGTGATCTCGTTCATCCTGCTCTGCATCGGTGTACAGATTGCCTGGAACGGCGCGCGGCAACTGCTGCTCTCTGTGCTGAAGCTGGCGCACTGACGGCGTGTTGAAAAAAGAGTTGCATCGTTCTCTGGGCCCGCTCCATCAATTAGATGTGCGTCGAATTGTCGAAGTGATGACGAGGCGACGAAGGAGAAAGTCATGGGACGTCTGGCGAATAAAGTGGCAGTGGTAACGGGAGCTTCCAAGGGCATTGGAGCAGCGATTGCAAAAGATCTGGCCAAAGCCGGAGCAACGGTTGTGGTGAACTATGCCAGCAGCCGCGAGGGTGCGGAAAAGGTTGTTGCCGAGATTACGAAGGCTGGCGGCAAGGCAGTCGCCATTGGCGGCCGCGTGGAGAACAAGGCCGAGGTGGAGACCCTGTTTGCCGAGGTGAAGAAGCAGTTCGGCAAGGTGGACGTACTCGTAAACAACGCCGGTGTGTATGGTTTCTCGCCGCTTGAAGCGATTACGGCCGAGGAGTTCCAGCGCCAGTACGGCGTCAATGTGCTTGGCCTGTTGCAGGTCACGCAGGCAGCGGTTCCGCTGTTCCCGGCTGAGGGCGGCAGCATTGTGAACATCAGCTCGGTGGTGAAGACCGGCGGAGCTTCTGCTTCGGTATATGCCGGCACCAAGGGCGCTGTGGATACGATCACCTTCTCGCTGGCCAAGGAGCTTGCGCCGAAGAAGATCCGCGTGAACTCCGTCAACCCGGGCCTGGTGGAGACGGAAGGTACGGCCGGATTCATGGGAAGCGACTTTGAGAAGGATGTGGTTTCTAAGACGCCGCTTGGCCGCGTTGGCCAGCCGGACGATATCGCCCCCGTGGTCACCTTCTTCGCATCGGATGATGCGCGCTGGGTAACCGGTGAGACGCTGTTCGTCTCCGGTGGTGTCGTGAACGTGTAAGACCCACGTTAGGCAGGGCAGACAGGTCCGGCAGATGCCGGACCTGTCTGCTTTTGCGAATGGCTGCGAAGACAGGAATCCATCGGTGGTGTCTTGAGCATCCTATCGATAAGCCTTCAAAATGCAGGTCCTTCCACTACGGCACAAGGCGCCTCCGGTCGGGATGACAAGTCTTCGAAACGATCCGGGCCCTTTCTAAACTTTCAAACACAACCACAGGAGCGAGAACGATGAGCACACCCGTGAAGACATTCAAACTTGGCGGCGATATGGAAGTGAACCGGCTGGGATTCGGAGCGATGCGAATCACAGGCCGCGGTATCTGGGGTCCTCCGAAGGATGCCGACGAGGCAAAGCGTGTTCTGAAGCGTGCCGTGGAGCTGGGCGTGAACTTTATTGACACGGCGGACAGCTATGGCCCGGCAGTAAGCGAGCCGCTGATTGGTGAGGCACTGGCCCCGTATCCCAAGGGCGTCGTAGTGGCCACCAAGGGCGGACTCACGCGTCCTGGGCCGGATGTGTGGCTGCCGGTTGGACGTCCGGAGTATCTGAACCAGCAGGTGGAGATGAGCCTGCGGTTCCTGAAGACCGATGTGATCGATCTATGGCAGCTGCATCGTTTTGATCCGAAGGTGCCGGTGGAAGAGTCGCTTGGCGTGATTGCGAAGCTGCAGAAGCAAGGTAAGATTCGCCATGTTGGGTTGAGTGAAGTGAAGCCGCACCAGATCGACCAGGCACGCAAGGTGATCGAGGTTGTGAGCGTGCAGAACATGTACAACGTCGGCGATCGCCAGCATGAGGATGTGCTGGAGTACTGCGAGAAGCACAACATTGCGTTCATCCCGTGGTTTCCTGTAGCTGCTGGAAAACTGGCGCAGCCGGGCGGCAAGCTGGACGAGGTCTCAAAGCGCCATGGTGCGACGGTGGCGCAACT
Above is a genomic segment from Terriglobus tenax containing:
- the tsf gene encoding translation elongation factor Ts: MATETAKIDAKLVKELREKSGAPMGDCLKALQESKGDMEEAFVVLRKRGMASAAKKASRSTNEGLVSSYIHAGGKIGVLIEVNCESDFVARTDEFQEMVKDIAMHIAATDPRYVTREEVSEEDIEREKDIFRAQAAASGKPANIIEKMLEGKMGKFYEEFCLLDQPFIKEQSMTIGQLIGQKVGKMGENISVRRFARFKVGESNWTVATTKIAASTEEAQA
- a CDS encoding glycosyltransferase produces the protein MSTVAVQLDPQVAAQAVELAVILPTYNERANIAEAIRRTQAVLGNTPHEIIVVDDNSPDGTADIVRQLGRQDTRIRILHRIGRRGLSSAIIEGMMASTAPMLAVMDADMQHDEAALPRMIETMRRENLDIVIGTRNANGGSMGSFARPRVLISQLSARLSRSVCRCNVSDPMSGFFLVRDEFFRCAAPKLQTGGFKILLDLLASCEQTPRIGEVGYRFRTRVHGQSKLTLNVAGEYFFLLLNKLAGGRLCPRFALFALTGATGLATHFAILTALYLGLHWSFLTAQAAAAFVAMSTNFTVNNALQQSRLRGRRAWTGYMRFTTLCGLGAIFSVSYANYLHITRTPWSLAALAGIAIGSVWNYAMTQIFTWQMPQARRAVSIH
- a CDS encoding energy transducer TonB, with translation MRRFLPLALVLLSLFSPAFGQSTDAALGKRLLNRQFLLRGCWQGANLWFTADGRPLNDYPELPFTLSGVKIDHLKLQKNGLDLEAHRMGLQVDAKHHGAVRWVPIALADTPNDRTGAESLHLHISPPPSGDYTSSLDAIFADSVNDLAPLLPAYWRSAAKQFFGLDNQLIPSAQWLHGPDLKSYASLGSFTGQGRPQPSTGNTVQPALLSGVNPDFTPAARRLKYASVVVLQFTVNPDGTVANPQIIQPAGLGLDEAAIAAVLQYRFSPGTVDGKPQSMQIGTAVRFEIR
- a CDS encoding RtcB family protein; the protein is MQFVEKIPVWGKHEENTLEQAKVCARHADYMALMADGHLGYGVPIGGVIAAEGRISPTAVGFDIACGNKAVRLDIPAAEVRQNITKIMDDVWRTLSFGMGRKNNEDVDHAIFAKDGHPGWDTEAAKPLKRKAQSQLGTIGSGNHYVDIFVDEQDCVWVGVHFGSRGLGHGIATWFLKAAGAKDGMMVDPVFLDVTSDLGAQYIHAMQLGGAYAYAGRDWVCDRVARLLGANVVEEIHNHHNFAWLEEHDGKQMWVCRKGATPAFPGQKGFVGGTMGEQSVILEGVDSPDSKTALYSTVHGAGRVMGRKQAAGVYDRKTGECKRPGLVTSQMMNEWMQGSGVVLRGGGLDESPHCYKRLHEVIAEHGETVRVLHTLTPLGVAMAGANEFDPYKD
- the rplM gene encoding 50S ribosomal protein L13; the protein is MSTFVPGAKDINRKWFVVDAADKTLGRLASSAANILTGKNSPKYTPYIDTGDHVIVINAEKIKLTGLKSQQKIYRRYTGFPGGLREEEFSKLIERKPEAIVEQAIKGMLPKSKLGRQMATKLKVYRGDKHPHLAQQPEAVELSA
- a CDS encoding MarC family protein, producing the protein MLEHSRIVWNSFLIAFSALLPLINPPGSALVFLGLVGEAPDQVYRRLARKIATNTIIFLTIFELLGSSILNFFGISLPIVQVAGGIVIAAIGWSVLQQKDSTAAANDKMEEVRMESETRVRGLEDKAFYPFTFPVTAGPGTLVVLLTLTARFSGGFDTEAVLGHVGLFLAIVVQCVLVYFFYAHAAKITAKVSPSTTHGILRVISFILLCIGVQIAWNGARQLLLSVLKLAH
- the rpsI gene encoding 30S ribosomal protein S9, yielding MADLVQYYGTGRRKSAIARVFLRPGTGEFKVNGKALDVYFVTEQQRASAKRTMQTAQLEGQFDVLTTVRGGGVAAQADAVKMGIARALLEVNPELRKTLKADGLLTRDARAKERKKYGQKGARKRFQFSKR
- the rpsB gene encoding 30S ribosomal protein S2, whose product is MASITMKELLEAGVHFGHQTKRWNPKMKEYIFGERNGIYIIDLQKTLKMFKEAAKFVTDMTSSGKVVLFVGTKRQAQDAVAEEAERAGMPFINNRWLGGLLTNWVTVQKSVKRLQELDEMSTDGRYELMTKKEVIKLERERKHLNANLRGIKNMRRLPDAIFIVDSNNEAIAVSEARKLGIPVVAVVDTNCDPTVVDYVIPGNDDALRAIRLFTTKIADAAYEGVQMVGDKAFADEYTDVTPVTTESHFIAEEGEEGEAVEAVAAAPAAEEEETVDLEAALGGGIRKTETESEPEPAAAEAGA
- a CDS encoding aldo/keto reductase, whose amino-acid sequence is MSTPVKTFKLGGDMEVNRLGFGAMRITGRGIWGPPKDADEAKRVLKRAVELGVNFIDTADSYGPAVSEPLIGEALAPYPKGVVVATKGGLTRPGPDVWLPVGRPEYLNQQVEMSLRFLKTDVIDLWQLHRFDPKVPVEESLGVIAKLQKQGKIRHVGLSEVKPHQIDQARKVIEVVSVQNMYNVGDRQHEDVLEYCEKHNIAFIPWFPVAAGKLAQPGGKLDEVSKRHGATVAQLSVAWLLHRSPVMLPIPGTSSVEHLEENMKSAEITLSESEMNEIESAVK
- a CDS encoding DMT family transporter; its protein translation is MNFYWLAAAIVTEVIATSCLKASNGFTRPLPSVFVVLGYGAAFYCLSQTLKTVPIGLAYAIWSGVGTVLIALVGVFLYRQTLDRAAVLGMALIIAGVLVLNLYSKSVAH
- a CDS encoding SDR family NAD(P)-dependent oxidoreductase, encoding MGRLANKVAVVTGASKGIGAAIAKDLAKAGATVVVNYASSREGAEKVVAEITKAGGKAVAIGGRVENKAEVETLFAEVKKQFGKVDVLVNNAGVYGFSPLEAITAEEFQRQYGVNVLGLLQVTQAAVPLFPAEGGSIVNISSVVKTGGASASVYAGTKGAVDTITFSLAKELAPKKIRVNSVNPGLVETEGTAGFMGSDFEKDVVSKTPLGRVGQPDDIAPVVTFFASDDARWVTGETLFVSGGVVNV